Proteins encoded together in one Candidatus Zixiibacteriota bacterium window:
- a CDS encoding class I SAM-dependent methyltransferase produces the protein FRIKPGDRVADLGCGTGVLFDLLRRKVGPEGLVIGVDFASTMIRKARTNFPFDSCVPLCADVENLPLKSDSFDLAVSLASFPHFVDKGKVMAEVSRILKRGAGFHIIHLLSSKELAHHHHRAGGPVAMDQLPPQERLMQMFEEGHFLNAQITDRPGLYLASAVKG, from the coding sequence TTTCGTATTAAGCCGGGCGACAGGGTGGCCGACCTCGGTTGCGGCACCGGCGTGCTCTTCGATTTACTGCGGCGCAAGGTCGGTCCCGAGGGGCTGGTGATCGGCGTCGATTTTGCCTCGACCATGATTCGGAAAGCCCGGACCAATTTCCCTTTTGACAGCTGTGTGCCCCTCTGCGCCGATGTGGAAAATCTTCCGCTGAAATCTGATTCATTTGATCTGGCCGTGTCGCTGGCCTCGTTTCCCCATTTCGTCGACAAAGGGAAAGTGATGGCTGAAGTCTCCCGGATCCTTAAGCGCGGTGCCGGCTTCCATATCATCCACCTCCTCAGCAGCAAAGAGCTGGCGCATCATCACCATCGCGCCGGTGGGCCGGTGGCCATGGACCAGCTGCCGCCCCAGGAACGGTTGATGCAGATGTTTGAGGAGGGGCATTTTCTCAACGCCCAAATTACCGACCGGCCGGGCCTGTATCTGGCCTCGGCTGTCAAAGGATGA
- a CDS encoding ECF transporter S component → MSLNIGPRKAAHSALYLALAILLPIIFHQFGIAGRIILPMHIPVLLCGFIVGPVAGMMIGLLAPTLSYFLTGMPPLYAVPLMTLELPLYGLIAGLAYCKMRLNIYLTLIIAMVFGRLAFALGLVVLGRFIDLPYGPLQFFAAGGAMVAGLPGIILQLLIIPPMVAAVNRTTRF, encoded by the coding sequence ATGAGCCTGAATATCGGCCCTCGGAAAGCGGCCCACTCGGCCCTCTATCTGGCGCTGGCCATTTTGCTGCCGATCATATTTCATCAATTCGGGATTGCCGGGCGAATTATTCTGCCCATGCACATCCCGGTCCTCCTCTGCGGTTTCATCGTCGGGCCTGTGGCCGGGATGATGATCGGCCTTCTGGCGCCGACACTTTCCTACTTTCTGACCGGCATGCCGCCGCTCTATGCTGTGCCGCTGATGACTCTGGAACTCCCCCTCTATGGTCTGATTGCCGGACTGGCTTATTGTAAAATGAGACTGAATATCTATCTGACCCTCATAATTGCCATGGTTTTTGGCCGGCTGGCCTTTGCATTGGGATTGGTGGTTCTGGGAAGATTTATCGACCTCCCCTACGGCCCGCTGCAATTCTTCGCCGCCGGTGGGGCGATGGTCGCAGGCCTGCCGGGAATAATATTGCAGCTTCTTATTATTCCTCCAATGGTCGCAGCCGTCAATAGAACGACCCGATTCTGA
- a CDS encoding Panacea domain-containing protein codes for MMKPKFREDKAAQAAALFLKHRGASLSCQKMSHLKLMKLLYLAEREALIRWRRPIIFDSYVSMDKGPVLSQTLNLLHGESETSGIWGETISSPTDNEVSLIRDPGTNSLSEAEELLIKEIFHEYGRMSRWEICDKTHELPEWENPEGSSIPIEYRDILKGAGKTDIEIASIISEIENIALIDNYLG; via the coding sequence ATGATGAAACCAAAATTTAGGGAAGACAAAGCCGCACAAGCTGCAGCACTTTTTTTGAAGCACAGAGGCGCAAGTCTGTCATGCCAAAAAATGAGTCATCTCAAGCTTATGAAGTTGCTCTACCTTGCTGAACGGGAGGCATTGATTAGATGGCGACGACCTATTATTTTCGATTCCTATGTATCAATGGATAAAGGTCCCGTCCTAAGCCAAACTCTGAATTTGCTGCATGGTGAATCTGAGACAAGCGGAATATGGGGCGAAACTATAAGCTCACCCACTGACAATGAGGTCTCTTTGATTCGAGACCCTGGTACTAATAGTTTATCAGAAGCGGAAGAATTGCTTATAAAAGAAATATTTCATGAGTATGGCAGAATGTCTCGGTGGGAGATTTGTGACAAGACGCATGAACTTCCCGAATGGGAAAATCCGGAAGGTTCTTCCATTCCAATTGAGTACAGAGATATTCTTAAGGGGGCAGGCAAAACAGATATTGAAATAGCGTCAATAATTTCAGAAATCGAAAATATAGCTCTAATCGACAATTATTTAGGGTAA